A genomic region of Oscillatoria sp. FACHB-1407 contains the following coding sequences:
- a CDS encoding B12-binding domain-containing radical SAM protein encodes MRVLLLYPLFPPSFWSFEKALELAGRKAFMPPLGMITVAAILPQEWEFKLVDRNVRSVTEAEWAWADLVIVSAMIVQKEDFLAQIQEAKRRGKRVAVGGPYATALPHEAEEAGADYLILDEGEITLPMFVEAIAKGETSGTFRSGGEKPDVTITPVPRYDLLDLDAYDSMSIQFSRGCPFQCEFCDIIVLYGRKPRTKAPQQLLKELDFLYELGWRGGIFMVDDNFIGNKRNVKLLLHELKVWQKEHNYPFAFTTEASVDLAQDQELMDLMMDCNFGSVFLGIETPDEDSLSVTKKFQNTRDPLNEAVEKIVRTGLRVFAGFIIGFDGEKAGAGDRIVRFAEQTTIPTAIFSMLQALPDTALYHRLKKEGRLRDKLTNINQTTLMNFIPTRPLEDIAREFVDAWWELYDPVKYLDRTYRHFMMMGAPRQKPSLGILKPAHIRALFVLAWRQGVVRKTRFKFWHHLFSILKNNPGVWNRYLATCAYAEHFLYYRQLVRDNIETQLKEYLEEEARLKTEQPDPVKAVA; translated from the coding sequence ATGCGCGTTTTACTGCTCTACCCTTTATTCCCTCCAAGTTTTTGGTCATTTGAAAAAGCCTTGGAATTAGCAGGTCGCAAGGCATTCATGCCTCCACTGGGAATGATTACAGTGGCGGCGATCTTGCCACAAGAATGGGAATTTAAACTGGTCGATCGCAACGTTCGCTCGGTGACAGAAGCTGAGTGGGCATGGGCGGATCTCGTGATCGTCTCTGCCATGATTGTCCAGAAAGAAGACTTTTTAGCACAGATTCAGGAAGCCAAGCGTCGTGGCAAGCGAGTGGCGGTGGGCGGTCCCTACGCTACGGCTCTGCCACACGAAGCCGAAGAAGCCGGCGCAGATTACCTGATTTTGGACGAAGGCGAAATTACTCTGCCCATGTTTGTTGAGGCGATCGCCAAGGGTGAAACCAGTGGCACTTTCCGCTCTGGTGGCGAAAAACCCGATGTCACCATTACCCCGGTGCCTCGCTACGACTTGCTCGATCTGGATGCCTACGACAGCATGTCCATCCAGTTCTCACGCGGGTGTCCCTTCCAGTGTGAGTTCTGCGACATCATCGTGCTCTACGGACGCAAACCCCGCACCAAAGCCCCCCAACAACTGCTCAAGGAACTCGATTTTCTCTATGAGTTGGGTTGGCGCGGTGGCATCTTCATGGTGGATGACAACTTCATCGGCAATAAACGCAACGTAAAACTGTTGCTGCACGAGTTGAAAGTCTGGCAGAAAGAGCACAACTATCCTTTCGCCTTCACCACTGAAGCCTCCGTTGACCTGGCACAAGATCAGGAACTGATGGACTTGATGATGGATTGCAACTTCGGCAGCGTCTTCCTGGGCATTGAAACCCCCGATGAGGATAGCCTCTCCGTCACCAAGAAATTCCAAAATACCCGTGACCCGCTAAACGAAGCCGTTGAGAAGATCGTGCGGACAGGGTTGCGTGTGTTTGCCGGATTCATCATCGGGTTTGATGGTGAGAAAGCCGGAGCAGGCGATCGCATCGTTCGGTTTGCCGAGCAGACCACGATTCCCACAGCTATCTTCAGCATGTTGCAGGCGTTGCCTGACACAGCCCTCTATCACCGATTGAAGAAAGAAGGTCGTCTGCGCGATAAGCTGACCAACATCAACCAGACCACGTTGATGAACTTCATCCCCACTCGTCCTCTCGAAGACATTGCCCGTGAGTTCGTCGATGCCTGGTGGGAACTGTACGACCCGGTGAAATACCTCGATCGCACCTACCGTCACTTCATGATGATGGGTGCTCCGCGCCAAAAACCATCGCTCGGCATCCTCAAGCCTGCTCACATCCGGGCATTATTTGTCCTGGCTTGGCGGCAAGGTGTCGTGCGAAAGACTCGCTTTAAGTTCTGGCACCACTTGTTCAGCATTCTCAAGAACAATCCTGGCGTCTGGAACCGCTATTTAGCCACCTGCGCCTATGCGGAGCACTTCCTGTATTACCGCCAGTTAGTGCGCGACAACATCGAGACTCAACTCAAGGAGTACCTGGAGGAAGAAGCTCGGCTCAAGACCGAACAGCCCGATCCGGTCAAAGCGGTTGCTTAA
- the petL gene encoding cytochrome b6-f complex subunit PetL, translating into MAGAVTYVILVGGATGLAIGLYYTLRAVKLI; encoded by the coding sequence ATGGCTGGAGCAGTTACATACGTGATTTTAGTGGGCGGTGCGACTGGATTGGCGATCGGGCTATATTACACCCTGCGTGCCGTCAAACTAATTTAA
- the aroB gene encoding 3-dehydroquinate synthase, with protein sequence MKSVIPVELPNQSYEIAIAPGGLDHLGNWMQPLKIGKRVLLVSNPGIFKQYGERAIAALEGAGFQVATCLLPAGERYKTLGSIQKVYDVALAERLERSSAIVALGGGVIGDMAGFAAATWLRGISFVQVPTSLLAMVDASIGGKTGVNHPNGKNLIGAFHQPRLVLIDPELLRTLPAREFRAGMAEVIKYGVIWDADLFEQLEQAKRLDQQRYISPELMQSILTCSCQAKAHVVSKDEKEAGLRAILNYGHTIGHAVESLTGYRVVNHGEAVAIGMVAAGQIAVELGLWSDTETQRQFALIEKTGLPTRLPSGMDLEAIITALQSDKKVQSGQVRFVLPTRIGEAIVTDKATADVIRRVLQQMES encoded by the coding sequence ATGAAGTCTGTTATCCCGGTTGAGTTACCTAACCAGTCCTACGAAATCGCGATCGCCCCTGGTGGGTTAGATCATTTGGGCAACTGGATGCAACCGCTCAAGATTGGCAAACGGGTGTTGTTGGTGTCGAATCCGGGGATCTTTAAGCAGTATGGGGAACGGGCGATCGCCGCTCTAGAAGGGGCGGGGTTTCAGGTGGCGACCTGTTTGTTGCCTGCGGGGGAACGCTACAAAACCCTCGGCTCGATTCAAAAAGTCTATGATGTGGCGTTGGCAGAACGATTGGAGCGATCGTCAGCGATCGTTGCTTTAGGAGGTGGCGTGATTGGGGATATGGCGGGGTTTGCGGCGGCAACCTGGCTGCGGGGCATCTCCTTTGTGCAGGTGCCGACCTCCCTGCTGGCGATGGTGGATGCCTCGATTGGGGGCAAAACCGGGGTGAACCATCCCAATGGCAAAAACCTGATTGGTGCGTTTCATCAGCCACGCCTGGTCTTGATCGACCCGGAATTATTACGGACTCTTCCGGCGCGTGAGTTTCGTGCTGGCATGGCAGAGGTGATTAAGTACGGGGTAATCTGGGATGCTGACTTGTTTGAGCAACTGGAACAGGCAAAACGGTTGGATCAGCAGCGGTACATCTCACCGGAATTGATGCAATCCATCCTCACTTGCTCCTGTCAGGCAAAAGCGCATGTGGTCAGCAAAGACGAAAAGGAAGCGGGACTACGCGCCATCCTCAACTACGGTCACACAATTGGTCATGCGGTCGAGAGTTTGACGGGCTATCGCGTGGTGAATCACGGGGAAGCGGTGGCGATCGGCATGGTCGCCGCAGGTCAGATTGCCGTGGAACTGGGTTTATGGAGTGACACCGAGACGCAACGCCAATTCGCCCTGATCGAGAAAACTGGATTGCCGACTCGACTCCCATCCGGAATGGATCTTGAGGCGATTATCACCGCATTGCAAAGCGACAAAAAAGTGCAGTCGGGACAGGTGCGGTTTGTGTTGCCGACTCGAATTGGAGAGGCGATCGTCACTGATAAGGCGACCGCTGATGTGATCCGTCGTGTGTTGCAACAGATGGAGTCCTAA
- a CDS encoding YcjF family protein, whose amino-acid sequence MNPEEILRKKFEEELDKAKDKGGKADGVIWVAVLANAGMGAVPLGINIWTFAGVNTLMVVFLGGIYEYHLSQEDAGKLIKQIFGAVGWTWMASVLGLKFFAEVLKGVGVITLGGTTVAGMALDALLSGAVTYALGYTTKDYFAKGKKMSKSELEKSFKSRFEEGKQKVKNRG is encoded by the coding sequence ATGAATCCAGAAGAAATATTGCGAAAAAAGTTTGAGGAAGAGTTAGACAAAGCAAAAGATAAAGGTGGTAAGGCAGATGGTGTCATTTGGGTTGCTGTTTTAGCTAACGCTGGGATGGGTGCAGTACCTCTCGGCATCAATATATGGACATTTGCTGGTGTCAACACTTTGATGGTTGTTTTTCTTGGAGGTATTTACGAGTACCACTTATCTCAGGAAGATGCCGGTAAACTAATTAAACAGATTTTTGGTGCTGTCGGATGGACATGGATGGCATCTGTTCTTGGGCTAAAGTTTTTTGCTGAAGTCTTAAAAGGAGTAGGTGTGATCACTTTGGGAGGTACGACCGTTGCTGGAATGGCACTAGACGCACTTCTCTCTGGAGCAGTCACATATGCTTTGGGATATACCACAAAGGACTACTTTGCTAAAGGCAAGAAAATGTCAAAATCCGAATTAGAGAAATCTTTCAAATCTAGGTTTGAAGAAGGCAAGCAAAAAGTTAAAAATCGAGGTTAA
- a CDS encoding molybdopterin-dependent oxidoreductase: MLPKPTKRWTPHLWASWKPFGLGEQYPNNYWEVFRAIWQNRDQLSYAWNILNQGVCDGCALGTTGMKDWTLDGLHVCNVRLRLLRMNTMPALDPTVLTDVESLRTKSSAELREMGRLPYPMLRQKGDKGFRRISWSEALEAIATHIHTTPRDRLGCYITSRGTVNETYYAVQKAVRSMGCNNIDNAARICHSPSTAALKTTLGAGATTCSYKDWIGTDLLVFIGSNVANNQPVTVKYLHWAKKAGTRIVVINPYREPGMERYWVPSIPESALFGTKFAEDFFLINVGGDIAFLNGTLKHLIEQGWIDQAFCDRHTTGLADLKAILDAQSWEELERWSGASREEMLSFAEMVGKAQKAVFVWSMGITQHECGEDNVRAIINLALTKGFVGREGCGLMPIRGHSGVQGGAEMGCYATVLPGGKPITPENATRLSEQWGFEVPTTAGLTATEMIHAAADGKLDVLCSIGGNFLEVLPDPAYVQQALERVPLRVHLDIVCSSQMLIDPADTVILLPATTRYEIPGGVTETSTERRVIFSPEIPGPRIGEARPEWQVFTELAQRVWEMDGDWVVNGQSSVVNGQPSVVNGQPSVVNGQSSIVNRQSSVVSGGCSNPSSLSLQPFFTTTQAIREEIAQVIPQYAGIQHLKEAGDQFQYGGSHLCFGWNFATADGKAHFTPLSLPQRELPEGYFRVTTRRGKQFNSMVQAKKDMITGAFRDAIYMSHADAEALGLTEGDRIRLTNEQGQFEGRVFLATLKPGNLQVHWPEGNGLLDRSKRSQEGVPDYNAIVQLESINKHHKAS, from the coding sequence ATGTTGCCAAAGCCAACCAAACGCTGGACTCCCCATCTCTGGGCAAGTTGGAAACCCTTTGGACTCGGAGAACAATATCCCAACAACTATTGGGAGGTGTTTCGCGCCATCTGGCAAAACCGCGATCAACTCTCCTATGCCTGGAATATTCTCAATCAGGGAGTCTGCGACGGGTGTGCGCTGGGCACGACGGGCATGAAGGACTGGACGTTGGATGGCTTGCATGTGTGCAATGTGCGGTTGCGCTTATTGCGAATGAATACCATGCCTGCCCTTGATCCGACTGTGCTGACAGATGTCGAGTCGCTACGAACCAAATCCAGCGCAGAACTCCGCGAGATGGGACGGTTGCCCTATCCGATGCTGCGGCAAAAGGGCGACAAAGGCTTTCGACGGATTAGCTGGAGTGAGGCTCTAGAGGCGATCGCCACTCACATTCACACCACGCCACGCGATCGCTTGGGTTGCTACATCACCAGTCGCGGCACCGTGAATGAAACCTACTATGCGGTGCAAAAAGCAGTGCGATCGATGGGCTGCAACAACATCGACAATGCGGCTCGAATCTGCCATTCCCCCAGTACCGCTGCCCTCAAAACCACGCTTGGGGCAGGAGCCACGACCTGTTCCTACAAAGATTGGATTGGGACGGATCTGCTGGTCTTCATCGGGTCTAACGTCGCCAACAACCAACCTGTCACGGTGAAGTATCTGCACTGGGCAAAAAAAGCGGGGACGCGGATTGTGGTGATCAATCCCTACCGAGAACCGGGGATGGAACGCTATTGGGTGCCCTCAATTCCTGAAAGTGCGCTGTTTGGTACCAAGTTTGCTGAAGATTTCTTCTTGATTAACGTGGGAGGTGATATTGCCTTCCTCAATGGCACGCTCAAGCACCTGATTGAGCAGGGCTGGATTGATCAGGCTTTTTGCGATCGCCACACTACAGGACTCGCCGACCTCAAAGCTATCCTCGATGCCCAATCCTGGGAGGAGTTAGAACGCTGGTCAGGGGCAAGCCGCGAGGAAATGCTGAGCTTTGCCGAGATGGTCGGGAAGGCGCAAAAGGCAGTCTTTGTCTGGAGTATGGGGATCACTCAGCATGAGTGCGGTGAGGATAACGTTCGCGCCATCATCAACCTGGCACTGACCAAAGGGTTTGTGGGGCGCGAGGGCTGTGGGTTGATGCCGATCCGGGGACACTCTGGCGTGCAGGGTGGAGCCGAGATGGGCTGTTATGCCACCGTGTTGCCGGGGGGCAAGCCAATTACCCCAGAGAATGCGACTCGTCTCAGCGAACAGTGGGGCTTTGAAGTGCCCACGACAGCGGGACTAACGGCGACTGAAATGATCCACGCGGCAGCAGACGGCAAGCTGGATGTGTTGTGCTCCATCGGAGGTAACTTTTTGGAGGTGTTGCCTGATCCGGCTTATGTGCAGCAGGCATTAGAGCGAGTGCCGCTACGGGTGCATCTGGATATCGTCTGCTCTAGTCAGATGTTGATCGATCCGGCAGATACGGTGATTCTTTTGCCTGCGACGACTCGCTACGAGATTCCTGGTGGGGTAACGGAAACCAGCACTGAGCGACGGGTGATCTTCAGCCCTGAGATTCCCGGTCCTCGGATTGGGGAGGCACGACCCGAATGGCAGGTGTTTACGGAGTTGGCGCAGCGCGTGTGGGAGATGGATGGGGATTGGGTGGTCAATGGTCAATCGTCAGTGGTCAATGGTCAACCGTCAGTGGTCAATGGTCAACCGTCAGTGGTCAATGGTCAATCGTCAATCGTCAATCGTCAGTCGTCAGTGGTGAGTGGGGGTTGCTCTAATCCTTCATCTCTTAGCCTTCAGCCTTTCTTTACTACCACTCAGGCGATTCGGGAGGAGATCGCTCAGGTGATTCCCCAATATGCCGGGATTCAACACCTTAAGGAAGCGGGGGATCAGTTCCAATATGGGGGTTCCCATCTTTGCTTTGGCTGGAACTTTGCTACAGCGGATGGCAAGGCACACTTCACACCGTTGTCCTTACCTCAGCGGGAGTTGCCGGAGGGCTATTTCCGGGTGACGACGCGACGAGGTAAGCAATTTAACAGCATGGTACAGGCTAAGAAGGACATGATCACGGGGGCGTTTCGAGATGCGATTTACATGAGCCATGCCGATGCTGAGGCGTTAGGACTGACGGAGGGCGATCGCATCCGGTTGACGAACGAACAAGGGCAGTTTGAGGGACGAGTGTTTCTGGCGACGCTGAAACCGGGTAACTTGCAGGTTCACTGGCCCGAAGGAAATGGGTTACTCGACCGCAGCAAGCGATCGCAAGAAGGTGTTCCTGACTACAATGCGATTGTGCAATTGGAAAGTATTAATAAACACCATAAAGCATCATAA
- a CDS encoding phosphoketolase family protein: protein MTVATPLQTKPLASDELQKMNAYWRAANYLSVGQIYLLDNPLLREPLKLEHVKPRLLGHWGTTPGLNFIYVHLNRVIKKFDLDMIYIAGPGHGGPGLVANTYLEGTYSEYYPNISPDAEGMQKLFKQFSFPGGIPSHVAPETPGSIHEGGELGYAVSHAYGAVFDNPDLIAACVVGDGEAETGPLATSWHSNKFLNPVHDGAVLPILHLNGYKIANPTVLARLSHEELENLFIGYGYKPYFVEGSDPETMHQLMAATLDVVVREIKEIQNDARTNGFSQRPQWPMIILRSPKGWTGPKEVDGKKTEDYWRSHQVPFAELATKPDHIRLLEEWMKSYKPEELFDETGKLLPELAELAPIGTRRMGDNPHANGGILLRDLKMPDFRKYAVTFDKPGTKLAEATRVMGQFLRDIMKCNLDAKNFRLFGPDETASNRLGDVMEATDRTWVAETLPYDDHLSADGRIMEILSEHTCQGWLEGYLLTGRHGLFSCYEAFIHIIDAMFNQHAKWLKTTRHISWRRSVASLNYLLTSHVWRQDHNGFSHQDPGFIDHVMNKKAEVIRVYLPPDANTLLSVTDHCLRSRHYVNVIVAGKQPALQFLNMDDAIKHCTKGIGIWSWASNDQGEEPDVVMACAGDVPTLETLAAVDIMRQHFPDLKVRVVNVVDLMTLQPASEHPHGLSDKDFDSIFTTDKPVIFAFHGYPWLIHRLTYRRTNHSNLHVRGYKEEGTTTTPFDMVVLNEVDRFSLVDDVIDRVPKLRYTAAHVKQMLHDKLIEHKHYIAQYGDDMPEIRDWTWNY from the coding sequence ATGACAGTTGCAACTCCGCTTCAAACTAAGCCTTTGGCATCAGACGAATTGCAGAAGATGAATGCCTACTGGCGGGCAGCAAATTATCTGTCTGTTGGTCAAATTTATCTGCTTGACAATCCCCTGCTTCGAGAGCCGCTCAAACTCGAACACGTCAAACCCCGACTATTGGGTCACTGGGGCACTACCCCTGGCTTAAATTTCATCTACGTGCATCTAAATCGGGTGATCAAAAAATTTGATCTCGACATGATTTACATCGCAGGACCGGGTCACGGTGGTCCGGGATTGGTCGCCAATACGTATCTAGAAGGCACCTACAGCGAGTACTACCCCAACATCTCTCCAGATGCCGAGGGAATGCAAAAGCTGTTTAAGCAATTCTCGTTTCCGGGTGGCATTCCCAGTCACGTTGCCCCTGAAACCCCTGGCTCAATTCATGAAGGTGGAGAACTCGGCTATGCCGTTTCCCATGCCTACGGTGCAGTGTTTGACAACCCCGATTTGATCGCCGCGTGCGTAGTAGGCGATGGTGAAGCGGAGACGGGTCCACTGGCAACCAGTTGGCACTCCAACAAGTTCTTAAACCCGGTGCATGATGGAGCGGTGTTGCCCATTCTGCACTTGAATGGCTACAAGATCGCTAACCCAACGGTGCTGGCTCGACTCAGCCATGAGGAACTGGAGAACCTGTTCATTGGCTACGGCTATAAGCCCTATTTTGTCGAGGGCAGCGATCCTGAAACGATGCACCAACTGATGGCGGCAACGCTGGACGTGGTGGTTCGCGAAATCAAAGAAATCCAGAACGATGCTCGCACGAATGGCTTTAGTCAGCGTCCCCAGTGGCCGATGATCATCCTGCGATCGCCCAAGGGTTGGACAGGTCCCAAAGAGGTGGATGGCAAGAAAACAGAAGACTATTGGCGATCGCACCAGGTGCCGTTTGCAGAATTGGCAACGAAGCCCGACCACATCCGTCTGCTCGAAGAGTGGATGAAGAGCTATAAACCAGAGGAACTGTTTGACGAAACGGGCAAACTCTTACCCGAATTGGCAGAATTGGCTCCGATTGGTACGCGCCGTATGGGCGACAACCCCCACGCCAATGGCGGTATTTTGCTGCGCGACCTCAAAATGCCCGACTTCCGCAAGTATGCCGTGACGTTTGACAAACCCGGCACCAAGCTTGCAGAAGCGACCCGCGTCATGGGGCAGTTTTTGCGCGACATCATGAAGTGCAACCTCGACGCCAAAAACTTCCGACTCTTTGGTCCCGATGAGACGGCATCGAATCGCTTGGGCGATGTCATGGAAGCGACCGATCGCACCTGGGTGGCGGAAACGTTGCCCTACGATGATCACCTCTCGGCTGATGGTCGCATCATGGAGATCCTCAGTGAGCACACCTGCCAGGGTTGGTTAGAGGGCTACTTGCTGACCGGACGACACGGGCTATTCTCCTGCTATGAGGCGTTCATCCACATCATCGATGCAATGTTTAACCAGCACGCCAAGTGGCTCAAAACCACACGCCACATCTCCTGGCGGCGTTCCGTTGCATCCCTCAACTACCTCTTGACTTCTCACGTCTGGCGACAAGACCACAACGGGTTTTCTCACCAAGACCCTGGTTTTATTGACCATGTGATGAACAAAAAAGCCGAGGTGATCCGCGTTTATCTCCCGCCGGATGCCAACACGCTGCTCTCCGTGACCGATCACTGTCTGCGGAGTCGCCACTACGTCAACGTCATCGTAGCGGGGAAACAGCCTGCCCTGCAATTCCTCAACATGGATGATGCCATCAAGCATTGCACCAAGGGCATCGGCATTTGGAGTTGGGCAAGCAACGATCAGGGTGAAGAACCTGACGTTGTGATGGCGTGTGCAGGGGATGTTCCTACGTTGGAAACACTCGCTGCTGTTGACATCATGCGTCAGCACTTCCCCGATCTCAAAGTACGAGTGGTCAACGTGGTGGACTTGATGACCTTGCAGCCTGCGAGTGAGCACCCCCATGGTTTGAGCGACAAAGACTTTGACAGTATCTTTACGACGGATAAGCCTGTTATCTTTGCTTTCCATGGCTATCCCTGGTTGATCCACCGCCTCACCTATCGCCGCACCAATCACTCTAATCTGCACGTGCGCGGCTACAAAGAAGAGGGAACGACGACGACTCCCTTTGACATGGTGGTGTTGAACGAAGTCGATCGCTTTAGTTTGGTGGATGACGTCATCGATCGCGTTCCCAAATTGCGCTATACCGCTGCTCATGTGAAGCAAATGCTGCATGACAAGCTGATCGAGCACAAGCACTACATCGCTCAGTATGGCGATGACATGCCTGAGATCCGCGATTGGACGTGGAACTACTAG
- a CDS encoding alpha-D-glucose phosphate-specific phosphoglucomutase, protein MTIQTIATQPFLDQKPGTSGLRKQVQVFQKPHYLQNFVQAIFDSLEGYQGQTLVVGGDGRYYNREAIQIILKMAAANGFGRVLVGRGGILSTPAASCVIRKYGAFGGIILSASHNPGGPDGDFGIKYNISNGGPAPEKVTEAIYARSKTIDRYLVLDAPDIDLDKTGILTLGEMTVEVIDSVSDYAQLMESLFDFDRIRELLTSGRFRMCMDSLHAVTGPYAHRIFEQQLGAPAGTVQNGVPLEDFGGGHPDPNLVYAHDLVEVLYGDNAPDFGAASDGDGDRNMVLGRRFFVTPSDSLAILAANAKLVPGYRNGLAGIARSMPTSQAPDRVAAQLGIDCYETPTGWKFFGNLLDADRATLCGEESFGTGSNHIREKDGLWAVLFWLNILAVRQQPVEEIVREHWKTYGRNYYSRHDYEGVDSDRANTMMTNLRSLAPTLKGKTFGNYTVEYGDDFSYTDPVDGSVSQKQGIRIGFTDGSRVVFRLSGTGTQGATVRVYLESYEPDPAKQDQDPQVALADLIAIAEEVAQLRATTGMDKPTVIT, encoded by the coding sequence ATGACTATACAAACCATTGCTACACAGCCATTTTTAGACCAGAAACCAGGAACCTCTGGACTGCGAAAACAGGTTCAGGTGTTTCAAAAGCCCCATTATTTGCAGAATTTTGTGCAAGCCATTTTTGATAGTTTAGAGGGCTATCAAGGGCAAACCCTGGTTGTCGGTGGGGATGGTCGCTATTACAACCGTGAGGCGATTCAAATCATTCTCAAAATGGCAGCGGCGAATGGATTTGGTCGGGTGCTGGTGGGTCGTGGCGGCATTTTGTCTACCCCAGCAGCGTCCTGTGTGATTCGTAAATACGGGGCATTTGGCGGCATTATCCTATCGGCGAGCCACAACCCCGGCGGACCGGATGGCGACTTTGGCATTAAGTACAACATCAGCAATGGTGGGCCTGCGCCAGAAAAGGTGACGGAAGCCATCTATGCGCGTAGCAAAACCATCGATCGCTACCTCGTTTTAGATGCACCCGACATTGACCTCGACAAAACTGGCATCCTGACGCTGGGCGAAATGACCGTCGAGGTGATTGATTCCGTATCCGATTACGCCCAGTTGATGGAGTCGTTGTTCGACTTCGATCGCATCCGAGAGTTGTTGACTAGTGGACGCTTCCGCATGTGTATGGATTCACTCCACGCGGTGACAGGTCCCTATGCTCATCGGATTTTTGAGCAACAGTTGGGTGCTCCTGCGGGAACGGTGCAAAATGGCGTTCCTCTAGAAGATTTTGGCGGTGGACACCCCGACCCTAACCTGGTGTACGCCCACGACCTGGTTGAGGTTCTGTACGGGGACAATGCGCCTGACTTTGGAGCCGCCTCTGACGGAGATGGCGATCGCAACATGGTTTTAGGGCGACGCTTTTTTGTCACCCCCAGCGATAGCCTCGCCATTCTTGCGGCGAATGCCAAGCTGGTTCCCGGATACCGCAACGGCTTAGCGGGAATTGCCCGTTCTATGCCGACGAGTCAAGCCCCCGATCGCGTCGCGGCTCAACTGGGCATCGATTGCTATGAAACCCCCACGGGCTGGAAGTTTTTTGGCAACCTGCTGGATGCGGACAGAGCAACCTTGTGTGGCGAAGAGAGCTTTGGCACAGGTTCCAATCACATCCGCGAAAAGGATGGACTGTGGGCGGTGCTGTTCTGGCTCAATATCCTGGCGGTGCGGCAACAACCTGTCGAGGAGATCGTGCGTGAGCATTGGAAAACCTATGGGCGTAACTACTACTCTCGCCACGACTACGAAGGGGTAGACAGCGATCGCGCCAACACGATGATGACCAATCTGCGCTCATTGGCTCCCACGCTCAAGGGTAAGACCTTTGGTAACTACACCGTTGAGTATGGCGATGACTTCAGCTATACCGACCCGGTCGATGGCAGCGTGAGTCAAAAGCAGGGCATCCGGATTGGCTTTACAGATGGCTCTCGCGTGGTCTTCCGTTTGTCAGGAACCGGGACTCAGGGCGCAACCGTACGGGTTTATCTGGAAAGTTACGAACCTGATCCCGCTAAACAGGATCAAGATCCTCAAGTGGCACTGGCAGATCTGATCGCGATCGCTGAGGAGGTCGCCCAACTCCGCGCCACTACTGGCATGGATAAACCAACTGTGATTACCTGA